A part of Blastocatellia bacterium genomic DNA contains:
- the cas6 gene encoding CRISPR system precrRNA processing endoribonuclease RAMP protein Cas6, with protein sequence MRTETEAWLPRYKGSTLRGAFGNALKRAVCIRRDLNCEICLVRPSCVYTQVFETLPPEGVAAFRGQKVAPHPYVLEPPLEEKQQYAPGEPLTFGLTLIGRAIDYLPYIIFALDQAGQKGLGQRRGRFVLESVAWRDGDGHERVIYESATQRLASGSFSMSAEEWIAHRHAQISSNLESSTLSNTAELHARTTGGESEISNLQSSHLRLVFLTPVRLQVQGDLQGGISFELLVRNLLRRMWQLTLVHGGGELVLDHRAMIEQARSVMTVRNELRWLDWERYSNRQQTKMKLGGLVGEVEYGFAGAAELGAFLPLVILGELLHVGKNTTFGLGKYEIASLRPLTDALALPGCVPSSERKSAE encoded by the coding sequence ATGCGCACTGAGACTGAGGCGTGGTTGCCGCGCTATAAAGGCTCAACGCTGCGGGGTGCATTCGGAAATGCGTTGAAACGCGCTGTCTGCATTCGGCGCGATCTGAATTGTGAGATTTGCTTGGTGCGCCCAAGCTGCGTCTACACGCAGGTATTCGAGACGTTGCCGCCCGAAGGTGTAGCCGCCTTTCGCGGTCAGAAAGTTGCGCCGCACCCCTATGTGCTGGAGCCGCCGCTTGAAGAGAAGCAGCAGTACGCGCCGGGTGAGCCGTTGACGTTCGGGCTGACGCTCATCGGTCGAGCGATTGATTATCTGCCTTACATCATCTTTGCTCTGGATCAGGCGGGGCAAAAGGGATTGGGTCAGCGGCGCGGGCGATTCGTGTTGGAATCGGTCGCGTGGCGCGATGGCGATGGTCATGAGCGGGTGATTTACGAAAGTGCGACGCAGCGTCTGGCATCAGGTTCATTCAGTATGAGCGCCGAGGAGTGGATTGCCCACCGCCACGCTCAAATCTCATCAAACCTTGAATCCTCGACTCTGTCCAACACTGCTGAACTGCATGCGCGAACCACTGGCGGAGAATCTGAAATTTCAAATCTCCAATCGTCACATTTGCGCCTCGTTTTCCTGACGCCTGTACGGCTTCAGGTTCAGGGCGACTTGCAAGGGGGCATCAGCTTTGAGCTGCTGGTTCGCAATCTGCTCCGGCGAATGTGGCAATTAACACTTGTGCACGGCGGCGGCGAGTTGGTATTGGATCATCGAGCCATGATTGAGCAAGCCCGGTCGGTGATGACCGTCAGGAACGAGCTTCGCTGGCTTGATTGGGAACGGTACTCCAATCGGCAGCAGACGAAGATGAAGCTTGGCGGGCTGGTCGGCGAAGTGGAGTACGGGTTTGCAGGAGCGGCGGAGCTGGGCGCATTTTTGCCGCTCGTGATCTTGGGCGAGCTGCTGCATGTGGGCAAGAACACGACGTTCGGGCTGGGAAAGTATGAAATTGCAAGCCTGCGACCGCTGACTGATGCTCTGGCTCTGCCGGGGTGTGTGCCGTCGAGCGAGAGGAAGTCAGCGGAATAG
- a CDS encoding ABC transporter ATP-binding protein: MSESPLLNHIPALQLREVTKQYGRIVAADNVSLTIDREIFGLLGANGAGKSTLMKAILGLIKTDAGQIHVCGYHTRHQPIEAKKRIGYLPEELHLYDRLTGWEFLTFMAGLKGLDHADAIERELDYFGLHEKRHLLIEEYSLGMKKKVGLIAAMMGAPPLILLDEPLNGLDAESMRLLRLRIEELHQRGSTFVISSHVMGLVERLCHRVAVLKRGRIVIEGAPRHLRDIAGMAGEPFEDVFLHFAR; encoded by the coding sequence ATGAGTGAATCCCCTTTGCTGAATCATATTCCGGCGCTCCAGCTTCGTGAGGTGACCAAGCAGTACGGCCGGATTGTCGCTGCTGACAATGTCTCACTGACCATTGATCGAGAAATTTTCGGCCTGCTTGGAGCGAACGGAGCCGGCAAGTCAACGCTGATGAAAGCCATTCTTGGTTTAATCAAAACGGATGCCGGCCAGATTCACGTCTGCGGGTATCACACGCGCCACCAGCCCATCGAGGCGAAGAAACGAATCGGCTATTTGCCTGAAGAGCTTCATCTGTATGATCGTCTGACGGGCTGGGAATTTTTAACTTTTATGGCAGGCCTCAAAGGACTCGATCATGCTGACGCGATTGAGCGGGAGCTGGATTATTTCGGACTGCATGAGAAGCGGCATCTCTTGATCGAAGAATACTCGCTCGGCATGAAGAAGAAAGTCGGATTGATTGCCGCGATGATGGGCGCGCCGCCGTTGATTTTGCTCGATGAGCCGCTCAACGGGTTGGATGCCGAGAGTATGCGCTTGCTGCGGTTGCGTATCGAAGAGCTTCATCAGCGTGGCTCGACGTTTGTGATCTCTTCACACGTGATGGGGCTGGTCGAGCGCCTTTGTCACCGCGTGGCTGTGCTCAAACGCGGTCGGATTGTGATCGAAGGCGCGCCGCGCCATCTGCGCGACATTGCTGGCATGGCCGGTGAGCCGTTCGAGGATGTCTTCCTTCACTTTGCGCGATGA
- a CDS encoding NAD(P)-dependent oxidoreductase, with protein sequence MSKEGERQMSMRIGFIGLGIMGQPMAHNLMRAGFPLVVFNRTRAKCQPLVEAGAVEATSYADVARRSDVIITIVSDTPDVERVLFGPDGVQDGVTPGKILIDMSTISPAATEEMAARLEQKGCRMLDAPVSGGLQGATAGTLAIMVGGDLETFQTCLPIFQAMGKKIVYMGRSGNGQRTKMINQVIAALNIVAMTEGLYLAKLAGLNLADVLDVVSSGAAGSWMLTHAAPKILQQDYTPGFMMKLQQKDLRLALEFAKSLSGTLPGTELAYALFSEAVNRGLGEQGTQGLINIY encoded by the coding sequence ATGAGCAAGGAAGGAGAAAGGCAGATGAGTATGAGAATTGGATTCATCGGCCTGGGCATCATGGGCCAGCCGATGGCGCATAACCTGATGAGGGCGGGATTCCCGCTAGTAGTCTTCAATCGCACGAGAGCGAAATGTCAGCCGCTGGTGGAGGCCGGCGCAGTAGAAGCAACATCCTATGCTGATGTGGCGCGGCGCAGCGACGTCATCATCACTATCGTCTCGGATACGCCGGATGTCGAGCGCGTCTTGTTTGGTCCGGATGGCGTCCAGGATGGAGTGACGCCAGGCAAAATACTGATTGACATGAGCACAATCTCGCCTGCCGCCACAGAGGAAATGGCCGCCAGACTTGAACAGAAAGGTTGCCGGATGCTCGACGCGCCCGTCAGCGGCGGCCTGCAAGGCGCAACCGCAGGAACGCTGGCTATCATGGTCGGCGGCGATCTAGAGACATTCCAGACGTGCCTGCCCATCTTTCAAGCGATGGGAAAGAAGATCGTCTACATGGGCCGAAGTGGAAACGGACAGCGCACAAAAATGATCAATCAAGTGATCGCAGCATTGAATATCGTGGCGATGACGGAAGGCTTGTATCTGGCCAAGCTGGCCGGATTGAATCTGGCCGACGTGCTCGACGTGGTGTCCAGCGGGGCTGCCGGTTCGTGGATGCTGACTCATGCGGCGCCGAAAATTTTGCAGCAGGACTACACGCCCGGCTTCATGATGAAACTTCAGCAGAAAGACTTGCGGCTGGCATTGGAATTTGCCAAGAGCCTCAGCGGCACATTGCCCGGCACCGAGTTGGCCTACGCGCTGTTTAGCGAGGCTGTCAACCGAGGACTCGGCGAGCAGGGCACGCAGGGCCTCATCAATATCTACTGA
- the csm4 gene encoding type III-A CRISPR-associated RAMP protein Csm4, which yields MPAFSTYRLTFRSPLHIGERGVGLEVTRIHLPADTLFSAICSAWRQLYGVDALRRDVLDWFTDSDSLPFFLSSAFPFAGAVRFFPKPLARLSTVNVSDDDYKAFKRVRFVSEQLFTAIVGGGEITFTKEHCINGEVAWVTEDEKEQLKDWTDDATGDIVLWKTDVLPRVTLDRITSASQIWHFGEVMFAERAGLWFAVEFNRDHGDELKRKFEAVLRLLGDSGLGGERNAGRGLFNLGGPSDEPLPEVSNPNRFVTLSPVCPKDAAQAGALTREEAAYELMPRRGWVTSPEASNLRRKMVWMFAEGSVLMGNPQPHAGRLVNVKPDVCPHDVWRYGYAFPVGLP from the coding sequence ATGCCCGCTTTTTCGACCTACCGGCTGACTTTTCGGTCGCCATTGCACATTGGTGAGCGCGGCGTCGGGCTGGAAGTGACGCGCATTCACCTCCCAGCCGATACGCTCTTCAGCGCCATTTGCTCGGCGTGGCGGCAACTCTATGGCGTGGATGCGTTGCGCCGTGATGTGCTGGATTGGTTCACCGATAGTGACAGCCTCCCATTCTTCCTCAGCTCAGCATTTCCATTTGCAGGTGCTGTGCGGTTCTTCCCAAAGCCACTAGCGCGGTTGTCCACAGTGAATGTCAGTGATGACGACTACAAAGCCTTCAAGCGGGTGCGGTTCGTCTCTGAGCAATTGTTTACAGCAATTGTTGGAGGGGGAGAGATCACTTTTACCAAAGAGCACTGCATCAACGGCGAAGTAGCGTGGGTCACCGAGGATGAGAAAGAGCAGCTTAAGGATTGGACGGATGATGCTACGGGCGACATTGTATTATGGAAAACTGATGTCCTCCCGCGCGTGACGCTCGACCGCATCACTTCAGCGTCACAAATCTGGCATTTTGGCGAGGTGATGTTCGCTGAAAGGGCAGGGTTGTGGTTCGCTGTGGAATTCAATCGCGATCATGGCGACGAGTTGAAGCGCAAATTTGAAGCTGTCTTGCGACTGCTGGGCGATTCAGGATTAGGCGGCGAACGCAATGCTGGGCGTGGATTGTTCAATCTGGGTGGACCAAGCGATGAGCCGTTGCCTGAAGTCAGTAATCCCAACCGCTTTGTCACGCTTTCGCCAGTGTGCCCCAAAGATGCCGCACAGGCAGGGGCGCTGACGAGAGAAGAGGCTGCCTACGAGCTAATGCCTCGACGCGGCTGGGTAACATCGCCGGAGGCGAGCAACCTGCGGCGCAAGATGGTCTGGATGTTTGCCGAAGGCTCAGTGTTGATGGGTAACCCTCAACCGCACGCTGGACGATTGGTGAACGTCAAACCGGATGTCTGCCCACATGATGTGTGGCGCTACGGCTATGCGTTTCCAGTGGGCTTGCCGTAG
- the csm3 gene encoding type III-A CRISPR-associated RAMP protein Csm3: MPNITLKGKVIITGEIEAVTGLHIGGAAAGLDIGGIDNPIIRHPVTREPYIPGSSLRGKMRSLLDRHFGNDVNKFIQRREPVVRVHECETEDAYATCAVCQIFGVTPGDQRRQWTQLKPTRLLVRDVMLAKGHEATERLRRAKTDLPFTEVKWEAVIDRITSAAVPRQNERVPAGAVFAPLELVYSLYDLNGTGCQADIDWLQHVFKAMELLEDDYVGGYGSRGAGKIAFTNVTVTFKSHDYYQGTGTVLMLDQNRKIGELQPSRYAQSIQQAVGGTQ, translated from the coding sequence ATGCCCAACATAACACTGAAAGGAAAGGTCATCATCACCGGCGAAATCGAAGCCGTCACGGGATTGCATATCGGTGGTGCGGCGGCAGGATTGGACATCGGCGGGATTGACAATCCCATCATTCGTCATCCTGTCACTCGTGAACCCTATATTCCCGGCTCTTCGTTGCGTGGAAAGATGCGCTCGTTACTCGATAGGCATTTTGGGAATGACGTCAACAAGTTTATCCAACGGCGGGAACCAGTCGTCCGAGTCCATGAGTGCGAGACGGAAGATGCCTATGCGACGTGTGCTGTGTGCCAAATCTTTGGTGTCACTCCAGGCGATCAGCGTCGGCAGTGGACACAACTGAAACCGACTCGCCTTCTGGTTCGTGACGTAATGTTGGCAAAAGGCCATGAGGCGACTGAGAGGCTGCGTCGAGCAAAAACGGACTTGCCGTTCACAGAGGTCAAATGGGAAGCAGTCATTGACCGTATCACTTCGGCAGCAGTTCCGCGCCAAAACGAGCGCGTGCCTGCTGGGGCAGTCTTTGCCCCACTTGAACTCGTGTACAGCCTCTACGATCTCAACGGTACAGGTTGTCAGGCCGATATTGATTGGTTGCAGCACGTTTTCAAGGCGATGGAGCTGCTTGAAGATGACTACGTGGGCGGTTACGGCTCACGTGGGGCGGGGAAAATTGCTTTCACCAATGTGACTGTAACGTTCAAATCTCATGACTACTACCAGGGTACAGGGACTGTTTTGATGCTCGATCAAAACAGAAAGATTGGCGAATTGCAGCCCAGCCGCTACGCCCAATCAATCCAACAAGCGGTCGGAGGGACACAGTAA
- the cas10 gene encoding type III-A CRISPR-associated protein Cas10/Csm1: protein MNKQDEGLITLGALLHDIGKARERTFQPLPDWARGEAFQAKYSHEPFSALFVDEWMSHWPTDQHTLRRLVLKHHDPSLYDELLVSLADRLSANERAEAEGNEEGARGRAESVLRSVLSRVRLEGRGADEIYHKLLALSLNRQVLMPGRDESGSAEAYQTLWQAFTNEVTRVPPGDIPTLLAVLRKYTWAIPSDTRYKTIPDISLYHHLKTTAAIAACLVRARLEEREVQTLYGALSHRYFKQPSTPTEDELVNRPLCALAKGDISGTQDFLYLLTSSGAARGLRGRSFYLQLLTEVIAAWILRQFALPMTNLLFAGGGHFYLLLPYRETAERFDNLRQQISQRLWKAHKGDLSLTVDYVPVAAVDFLEHDAGGNAFAHKWDEVSRRVNERKQRKWRELDGNEMMLTLFTAQQLGTTAEEMCQVCHGEWRQGRDEMDDGIRKCRRCYQFEGLGQLLREPTYLVLFTVPEREPPDPWDWRGVLQAFGVFPWLVHEGEDVPEKPNGATGALVYTFHTSGPLDFLTDEVKARFRWGDMPVSFDSRLLADATPMKRESNGELVIAEFSDLAEASEGVKWLGVLRMDVDSLGDVFKKGLGNNATISRMTTLSESLRLFFEGWVPQLCQQYNPVAQGSTRPENKDALYLIYAGGDDLFVVGAWSVLPKLAQQIRDDFREFVGGDHITLSGGIAIEHQKFPLYQLANNAKYALDDQAKEHTRTVDGRSVKKDALSFLQTPLGWERFNEIAERQDELRAMLRGDGGTVSLPRAFLTRLSEIHSLYEENRQRQRHRMNAKEITLAQMEEEIAYAKWVWRLVYHLSRFGERYTDHQDKIRHLQQAIARDRDGLISVLHVLARWTSLLTREG, encoded by the coding sequence ATGAATAAACAGGATGAAGGACTGATTACTTTAGGGGCGCTGCTACATGATATTGGCAAGGCCCGCGAGCGGACGTTCCAGCCGCTGCCTGACTGGGCCAGGGGCGAAGCCTTCCAGGCAAAGTATAGTCATGAACCATTCAGCGCGCTCTTTGTGGATGAGTGGATGAGCCACTGGCCGACAGATCAACACACCTTGCGGCGGTTAGTGCTCAAGCATCACGATCCATCTTTATATGACGAGTTATTGGTTTCACTCGCAGATCGTTTGTCCGCCAACGAGCGCGCGGAAGCAGAGGGCAACGAGGAAGGCGCACGCGGGCGGGCAGAGAGTGTCCTGCGGAGCGTCCTCTCGCGGGTCAGGTTGGAAGGGAGAGGAGCCGATGAGATATATCACAAGCTCCTGGCCTTATCGCTTAATCGTCAAGTATTGATGCCAGGCCGAGATGAATCCGGCTCAGCAGAAGCTTATCAAACTTTATGGCAAGCCTTCACTAACGAAGTCACTCGCGTGCCACCTGGCGACATTCCGACGTTGTTAGCTGTTTTGAGGAAATACACCTGGGCGATTCCTTCCGACACGCGCTACAAAACGATTCCCGACATATCCCTCTATCACCATTTGAAAACGACGGCGGCAATTGCGGCTTGTTTGGTCAGAGCACGATTAGAGGAGCGTGAGGTGCAGACGCTCTACGGGGCGCTCTCACATCGTTATTTCAAGCAACCGTCAACGCCGACTGAGGATGAGTTAGTGAATCGCCCCCTCTGTGCCTTGGCCAAAGGCGACATTTCGGGCACCCAGGATTTCCTCTACCTGCTCACCAGCAGCGGAGCCGCGCGCGGGTTGCGCGGGCGGTCGTTTTATCTTCAACTGCTCACCGAAGTCATCGCGGCATGGATTCTGCGCCAGTTTGCTTTGCCGATGACGAATCTTCTCTTCGCTGGCGGCGGCCATTTCTACTTGTTGTTGCCGTACCGGGAGACCGCTGAGCGGTTCGACAACCTGCGGCAGCAAATCAGTCAGAGACTTTGGAAAGCACACAAGGGCGACTTGTCGCTGACAGTAGATTATGTTCCCGTTGCTGCCGTTGACTTTTTGGAGCATGACGCGGGCGGCAATGCTTTTGCCCACAAGTGGGACGAGGTCTCCCGCCGAGTCAATGAGCGCAAGCAGCGAAAGTGGCGTGAGCTGGACGGTAATGAGATGATGCTGACGCTGTTCACTGCTCAGCAGCTCGGCACGACAGCAGAAGAGATGTGCCAAGTTTGTCATGGCGAATGGAGACAAGGAAGAGATGAAATGGATGATGGCATCCGAAAATGTCGTCGGTGCTACCAATTTGAAGGACTAGGTCAGTTGCTGCGTGAGCCAACGTACCTTGTGCTGTTCACTGTCCCTGAGCGCGAGCCACCCGACCCATGGGATTGGCGGGGCGTGCTACAGGCATTCGGGGTGTTCCCATGGTTAGTCCATGAAGGCGAAGATGTACCTGAGAAACCGAACGGGGCAACAGGCGCGTTGGTTTACACCTTTCATACCTCTGGTCCACTTGACTTTCTAACTGATGAGGTGAAGGCTCGATTCCGCTGGGGGGACATGCCCGTCAGTTTTGATTCTCGTTTGCTCGCGGATGCAACTCCGATGAAGCGGGAGAGTAATGGCGAGCTTGTTATCGCCGAATTCAGCGATCTTGCCGAGGCATCTGAGGGAGTCAAGTGGCTTGGCGTGCTACGAATGGATGTGGACAGTCTTGGCGATGTCTTTAAGAAAGGACTGGGCAACAACGCGACGATTTCGCGGATGACCACGCTGAGCGAGTCGTTACGCCTATTCTTTGAAGGCTGGGTTCCACAGTTGTGCCAACAATACAACCCTGTGGCGCAGGGCAGCACACGACCAGAAAATAAGGACGCGTTGTACCTGATCTACGCAGGCGGGGATGACCTGTTCGTTGTCGGCGCGTGGAGCGTGCTGCCGAAGTTGGCTCAGCAAATCCGGGATGACTTCAGAGAGTTCGTTGGCGGCGACCATATCACGCTATCAGGTGGGATCGCCATCGAGCACCAAAAGTTTCCACTTTACCAACTCGCCAATAATGCCAAATATGCGCTCGATGACCAAGCGAAAGAGCACACGCGGACTGTTGATGGGCGTTCAGTGAAGAAGGATGCCCTCAGTTTCTTGCAAACTCCACTTGGATGGGAGCGGTTCAACGAGATAGCAGAAAGACAAGATGAATTACGGGCCATGCTCAGAGGCGATGGCGGCACGGTCTCGCTGCCGCGCGCCTTCCTGACCCGATTGAGCGAAATCCATAGTCTGTACGAGGAGAATCGTCAGCGTCAGCGTCATCGCATGAACGCTAAGGAGATAACCCTGGCACAAATGGAGGAGGAAATTGCCTATGCCAAATGGGTGTGGCGGCTGGTGTATCACCTGAGCCGCTTCGGAGAGCGTTACACAGATCATCAAGACAAGATTCGTCACCTCCAGCAAGCGATTGCGCGTGATCGAGACGGTCTTATTTCCGTCCTGCACGTCCTCGCCCGCTGGACATCTTTATTGACAAGGGAGGGATAG
- the csm5 gene encoding type III-A CRISPR-associated RAMP protein Csm5, with protein sequence MATRTYTLTCLCPVHVGTGTQFSKFEGVYEGRRWHLIDLDKVLARGVNASQLATAMSNRNFLWATWLSTQRIPPADVAAYSLPCPQDPDEVAVREAMKNVHAQPYLPGTSIKGAIRTAVLWQLMTDHAPHQEFAARYVTLCVRSRDLVNEIQRRRAFDAPDTHRVVLAETLNVSQDEARRFQQTLYRILNVREDRLSDQREWRNFQQRLERLGRNREWLGQPVERAVFGRDPNHDLMRAVHVSDTQPVSIEQLAVGLVWTYTLRGHRLVEKREQDGEYKIFAEWLTPETPLRLEIGVDDFLFSEVAELELRFRGAKEQAIRQLAQTCNAYARSIIAAEQQFYNEYPMFYADREHSAIREFYAELDATINNLPDGAFLLNIGWGGGWEVKTIGDLLRNQLGEEGFNQLRQRYRLGQNPRTGQLDTAHPFPKTRHIAYEGG encoded by the coding sequence ATGGCGACGAGAACTTACACGTTGACCTGTCTCTGTCCTGTCCACGTCGGAACCGGGACGCAATTTAGCAAATTCGAGGGCGTCTATGAAGGCAGGCGATGGCACTTGATTGATCTTGATAAGGTGCTCGCGCGCGGCGTAAATGCCAGTCAGTTGGCGACGGCGATGAGCAATCGCAATTTTCTATGGGCGACGTGGCTCTCCACCCAACGGATTCCGCCAGCCGATGTTGCCGCCTACAGTTTGCCGTGCCCGCAAGACCCCGACGAGGTCGCTGTCCGCGAAGCAATGAAGAACGTGCACGCTCAGCCTTATCTGCCGGGCACGTCAATCAAGGGCGCGATTCGGACAGCAGTGCTGTGGCAGTTAATGACTGACCACGCTCCCCATCAAGAATTCGCTGCACGATATGTGACTCTTTGTGTGCGGTCGCGTGACCTGGTCAATGAGATCCAGCGCCGTCGCGCTTTCGACGCGCCCGACACACACCGCGTGGTGCTTGCAGAAACGCTTAACGTGAGCCAGGATGAGGCACGAAGATTTCAGCAAACGCTCTATCGCATCCTTAACGTGCGCGAAGACCGGTTGAGCGACCAACGCGAATGGCGCAACTTCCAGCAGCGGCTGGAGCGACTTGGACGGAACCGCGAGTGGCTCGGGCAGCCTGTCGAACGCGCTGTGTTCGGGCGCGACCCCAACCACGACCTCATGCGCGCAGTACACGTCAGCGACACGCAGCCCGTGAGTATCGAACAGTTGGCTGTCGGGTTAGTATGGACCTACACATTGCGTGGCCATCGGCTCGTGGAAAAACGCGAGCAAGATGGTGAGTACAAAATCTTCGCCGAGTGGCTGACGCCAGAGACACCACTACGGTTAGAGATTGGCGTAGATGATTTTCTCTTTTCTGAAGTAGCCGAGCTTGAACTGCGCTTTCGCGGCGCAAAGGAGCAAGCCATTCGGCAGTTGGCACAGACGTGCAATGCCTACGCCCGGTCCATCATCGCCGCTGAGCAGCAGTTTTACAACGAGTACCCGATGTTCTATGCCGATCGAGAGCATAGCGCAATCCGGGAGTTCTACGCAGAGTTAGATGCAACAATCAACAACCTACCTGATGGCGCGTTCTTGCTCAACATCGGTTGGGGTGGCGGGTGGGAAGTCAAAACCATCGGCGATCTGTTGCGAAACCAATTGGGTGAAGAAGGCTTCAACCAGCTCCGCCAGCGGTATCGGTTGGGTCAGAATCCAAGGACCGGGCAGCTTGATACCGCTCATCCGTTTCCCAAGACTCGGCACATCGCATACGAAGGTGG
- the csm2 gene encoding type III-A CRISPR-associated protein Csm2 produces the protein MPRESREHRTSQQHQSGSRSAPQGEQLSQQQVQELIRQGGRLLVEAAESLGPRLQRGNLTTNQIRNIYGTVKQMEMRGFDANEFVLLKPKLAYAAARANSNGARELKDVLSWAIDEVGNDETKFARFVDFFEAVLAYHKAAGGR, from the coding sequence ATGCCGAGAGAGAGTCGAGAACATCGCACATCACAACAGCACCAATCAGGGTCTCGCAGCGCCCCTCAAGGGGAGCAGTTATCTCAGCAACAAGTGCAGGAGCTTATCAGGCAAGGTGGACGGCTGTTGGTGGAAGCTGCCGAGAGTCTGGGACCGCGATTGCAGCGGGGCAACCTGACAACAAATCAAATCCGCAACATTTATGGGACAGTCAAGCAAATGGAAATGCGAGGCTTCGATGCCAATGAGTTCGTGCTGCTCAAGCCAAAGCTAGCCTATGCTGCTGCCCGTGCTAACTCTAATGGAGCACGCGAGCTGAAAGATGTGCTTTCGTGGGCGATTGATGAGGTTGGGAACGATGAAACCAAATTCGCCCGTTTTGTAGATTTCTTCGAGGCCGTTTTAGCCTATCACAAAGCGGCAGGAGGAAGGTGA
- a CDS encoding nucleotidyltransferase domain-containing protein produces MDSEKDRTQHVAFSDEATAAIVARLRRQREREQQRNETERQRLLRCARSVHEVARQFPAVRQLYLFGSVLIPERFCFETSDVDVGIVGRLGVEFFRLGAALDQHFDRTVELVDIDPTTPLGQWILAQGVCIYDADK; encoded by the coding sequence ATGGACAGCGAGAAGGATAGAACACAGCATGTAGCCTTCAGCGATGAGGCGACGGCAGCGATTGTCGCGCGTCTGCGGCGACAGCGTGAGCGCGAACAACAGCGAAATGAGACTGAACGTCAACGTCTTTTGCGTTGCGCCCGTTCGGTCCATGAAGTGGCGCGACAGTTCCCTGCTGTGCGACAGCTTTACCTGTTTGGCTCGGTGTTGATCCCTGAACGGTTTTGCTTTGAAACTTCTGACGTGGATGTGGGCATCGTCGGTCGGCTAGGCGTGGAGTTTTTCAGACTCGGCGCGGCCCTCGATCAACACTTTGACCGGACGGTCGAGTTAGTTGACATTGACCCGACCACACCGCTGGGCCAATGGATACTCGCGCAAGGAGTGTGCATCTATGACGCCGACAAGTAA
- a CDS encoding right-handed parallel beta-helix repeat-containing protein — MKSTIIKVVSVITVVWGISIQSVHAQSIVYVKPGDRLGQIVSQAPANTTIIVAPGEYRDALVVRSPGIRLIGAGAQENGTVLSNQGVNATNGIEVRPGAHGFELSGFLIKGFNENGVLLTRVRDFRLTYNRLENNGEYGLFPIFCTGGVISNNLVIGHTDTGIYVGQSSNVIVSHNVAHGNINGIEIENSDDCTVTENETYDNVIGILIVELPLLQVTRTNRITVTKNYTHHNNNPGDHRALELFIQVIPVGGGILLVGANEVTIADNIILENNSFGIGIARLPVLFDDFDPMIDHIPDNNRIVRNLALRNGRSPDAERLAPLVPDFPTGANIYWDGTGEGNCFEENVTEDDLGGTSYPGPKALPPCSRSR; from the coding sequence ATGAAATCTACGATCATCAAAGTCGTTAGCGTCATTACCGTCGTATGGGGCATTTCGATCCAATCGGTTCACGCTCAATCCATCGTGTATGTGAAGCCAGGCGACCGGCTCGGCCAAATCGTCAGCCAAGCGCCGGCTAACACCACGATCATCGTCGCGCCGGGCGAGTACCGGGATGCACTCGTCGTCAGAAGCCCTGGCATCCGTTTGATTGGAGCAGGCGCTCAGGAGAACGGAACCGTGTTGAGTAATCAGGGCGTCAATGCAACCAATGGCATTGAGGTGCGACCGGGCGCACATGGGTTCGAGCTGAGCGGCTTCCTCATCAAGGGCTTCAACGAAAATGGCGTCTTGTTGACGCGCGTCAGAGATTTTCGCCTGACGTATAATCGGCTGGAGAACAACGGCGAATACGGTCTGTTTCCCATATTCTGCACCGGCGGGGTCATCTCCAATAACCTGGTGATTGGGCATACCGACACAGGCATTTATGTTGGTCAGTCGTCCAATGTGATCGTTTCGCACAACGTGGCCCACGGCAATATCAACGGCATTGAAATCGAAAATTCCGATGACTGCACGGTCACCGAGAACGAAACCTACGATAACGTCATCGGCATTCTGATTGTCGAATTGCCGCTGTTGCAAGTGACGCGAACCAATCGGATCACGGTGACCAAGAATTACACGCACCATAACAACAATCCTGGCGATCATCGGGCGCTGGAGCTGTTCATTCAGGTCATTCCGGTCGGCGGCGGCATTTTGCTCGTCGGAGCCAATGAGGTGACCATCGCGGATAACATCATCCTTGAAAATAACTCGTTCGGCATCGGCATAGCCAGGTTGCCTGTTCTGTTCGACGATTTCGATCCGATGATTGATCACATTCCCGACAATAATCGGATCGTGAGGAATCTGGCGCTGCGCAATGGCCGCAGCCCAGACGCTGAGCGACTCGCGCCACTGGTGCCAGATTTTCCCACCGGCGCAAATATCTATTGGGACGGCACAGGAGAAGGAAATTGCTTCGAGGAAAATGTGACTGAGGACGATCTGGGCGGCACGAGCTATCCGGGGCCGAAGGCATTGCCGCCGTGTTCGCGCTCTCGCTGA